In one Brevinema andersonii genomic region, the following are encoded:
- a CDS encoding CinA family protein, with amino-acid sequence MIQEVSKEIVELFSASGKTIFTAESCTAGLICASVASVDGASKVLLGGIIAYDNIIKTSILGVPEKILQQDGAVSFSCAQSMAENALKKSGSSYGISVTGIAGPTGSTPEKPIGTVFIGIVNQKEGCLYKYLFTGGRNVIREKTVLTVFKLLIAWEKSQDISSNLYEVQEIRSFILL; translated from the coding sequence ATGATACAAGAAGTGAGCAAAGAAATAGTGGAATTATTTTCAGCTAGCGGTAAAACTATATTTACTGCAGAAAGCTGCACTGCTGGATTGATTTGTGCTAGTGTTGCTAGTGTTGATGGGGCTTCAAAAGTGTTGTTAGGAGGAATTATTGCTTATGATAATATTATTAAAACTTCAATATTAGGAGTTCCGGAAAAGATTCTTCAACAGGATGGTGCGGTAAGTTTTTCTTGTGCGCAAAGTATGGCAGAAAATGCCTTAAAGAAATCTGGGTCATCTTATGGTATTTCTGTAACTGGGATTGCCGGACCAACTGGGAGTACTCCTGAAAAACCTATTGGTACGGTATTTATTGGGATTGTTAATCAAAAGGAAGGATGCTTATACAAATATTTATTTACTGGAGGTAGAAATGTAATTAGAGAAAAAACTGTATTAACTGTTTTCAAATTACTTATTGCATGGGAAAAAAGTCAAGATATTTCTAGTAATTTATATGAAGTACAAGAAATAAGATCATTTATTTTGCTATAG
- a CDS encoding Gfo/Idh/MocA family protein, translated as MDISYNKKLNIGIAGVGHMGRYHVNLLTQIVDVKNVFIFDINKEQAQKTAQEYNVIYCNTYQELLSNADAVVIAVPTYLHYEYTMEALACNCHVLVEKPITDTIEHAREMDETARKKNLIMHLGHVERFNGAVQEIRNLLDHPFYFQTQRIGSVSRILDVGVVLDLMIHDIDLILSFANSKVREVSAAGQSVITQFEDYALASLYFENGVVANLTASRVSSFKARTMSISQKDSFIYLDYSSQDLMIYRNPDSEYSVSQGTIKYREENLIDRVFVHKENPLKLELEYFIAATNGKSNAEEFKNILWDSHSNLYTMEIAAEILKDIARQQKLSISIAK; from the coding sequence ATGGATATATCGTACAACAAGAAATTAAACATTGGAATTGCCGGTGTAGGTCATATGGGAAGATATCATGTTAACCTTTTGACCCAAATTGTAGATGTAAAAAACGTTTTTATTTTTGATATCAATAAAGAACAAGCCCAAAAAACAGCTCAAGAATATAATGTTATCTATTGTAATACTTATCAAGAATTACTTTCTAATGCAGATGCTGTTGTCATTGCTGTACCAACATATCTTCATTATGAATATACAATGGAAGCATTGGCATGTAATTGCCATGTTTTGGTAGAAAAGCCGATAACAGATACTATAGAACATGCTCGCGAAATGGATGAAACAGCTCGCAAAAAAAATCTTATAATGCACCTTGGACACGTAGAACGCTTTAATGGAGCAGTACAAGAAATTAGGAATTTATTAGATCATCCTTTCTACTTTCAAACTCAAAGAATTGGTTCAGTATCTCGCATTTTAGATGTTGGAGTTGTTCTCGATTTAATGATTCATGACATCGATTTAATTTTATCCTTTGCTAACTCAAAAGTAAGAGAAGTATCTGCTGCTGGTCAAAGCGTCATTACACAATTCGAAGATTATGCATTAGCATCATTATATTTCGAGAATGGTGTCGTTGCTAATTTAACAGCCAGTAGAGTCTCTTCTTTCAAAGCCCGAACGATGTCTATCTCACAAAAAGACAGTTTTATTTATCTCGATTATTCTTCCCAAGATCTTATGATATATCGTAATCCTGATAGCGAATATTCTGTATCTCAAGGTACAATAAAATATAGAGAAGAAAATTTAATCGACCGCGTATTTGTCCATAAAGAAAATCCTCTTAAACTCGAACTTGAATATTTTATCGCTGCCACTAATGGTAAAAGTAATGCTGAAGAATTTAAAAACATTCTCTGGGATTCTCACTCTAATTTATATACTATGGAAATAGCAGCCGAAATTCTTAAAGATATTGCCCGACAACAAAAATTATCTATATCTATAGCAAAATAA
- a CDS encoding DegT/DnrJ/EryC1/StrS family aminotransferase has protein sequence MKYELASLTWDEAEKNAILSVLEKGMYTMGEKVSQFEQDFAAYNRSKYCVFTNSGSSANLLMIAALFYKNDNPLKIKDEVIVPAVSWPTTYYPLYQYGLKLKFVDVDIHTLNYDLNALQNAISDRTRLIMAVNLLGNPNDYETIQKMISGKNIYLIEDNCEALGAEFQGKMAGTIGLMGSYSTFFSHHMATMEGGPICTDDEELYHILLSLRAHGWTRNLPKENKLCIKSDNAFEESFRFILPGYNVRPIEMEGAVGIEQLKKLPQFIKERRKNAAYFTKIFENDDRFYIQKEIGTSSWFGFSLIIKPESGLNRLDLIKKLTEAQIESRPIVAGNFAKNEVLRFFDYEIHNKLSNANILDKYGFFIGNHQYDIREKLDYLKKLLADFL, from the coding sequence ATGAAGTATGAATTAGCTAGTTTAACATGGGATGAAGCAGAAAAAAATGCAATCCTTTCTGTTTTAGAAAAAGGCATGTATACTATGGGTGAAAAAGTTTCTCAATTTGAACAAGATTTTGCTGCATATAATCGCAGTAAATACTGTGTCTTTACAAATTCAGGATCTTCAGCCAATTTATTGATGATAGCTGCTTTATTTTATAAAAACGACAATCCCCTAAAAATAAAGGATGAAGTTATTGTGCCTGCTGTATCATGGCCAACAACATATTATCCTTTGTATCAATACGGATTGAAATTAAAATTCGTGGATGTAGATATTCATACGCTCAATTACGATCTTAATGCTCTACAAAATGCCATATCTGATAGGACTCGTTTGATTATGGCGGTCAATCTTTTGGGTAACCCTAATGACTATGAAACCATTCAAAAAATGATTTCCGGTAAGAATATCTATTTAATAGAAGATAACTGTGAAGCTCTTGGAGCAGAGTTCCAAGGAAAAATGGCAGGTACTATTGGTTTGATGGGATCTTATTCTACATTTTTTTCTCATCATATGGCAACTATGGAAGGAGGACCTATTTGTACGGATGATGAAGAGCTTTACCATATTTTGTTGAGCTTACGCGCTCATGGATGGACTAGAAATCTTCCTAAAGAAAATAAACTTTGCATAAAATCAGATAATGCTTTTGAGGAGAGTTTTCGTTTTATTCTTCCTGGCTATAATGTTCGGCCGATTGAAATGGAAGGTGCAGTTGGAATCGAACAATTAAAAAAACTACCTCAATTTATTAAAGAACGTCGAAAAAATGCTGCTTACTTTACAAAGATTTTTGAAAATGATGATCGCTTTTATATTCAAAAAGAAATCGGAACTTCGAGTTGGTTTGGCTTTTCTTTAATTATCAAGCCTGAAAGTGGCTTAAATCGTTTAGATTTAATAAAAAAACTTACAGAAGCTCAGATTGAAAGTCGTCCAATTGTTGCTGGGAATTTTGCTAAAAATGAAGTTTTGAGATTTTTTGACTATGAAATCCATAATAAACTTTCCAATGCAAACATTCTTGATAAATACGGATTTTTTATTGGGAACCATCAATATGATATCCGTGAAAAGCTAGACTATCTGAAAAAATTATTGGCTGATTTTCTTTAA
- a CDS encoding GDP-L-fucose synthase family protein codes for MHKNARIYIAGHRGLAGSAIIRKLTELGYTNLLFRTSSELNLIDQQATEAFFLEHNPEYVFMCAGMVGGIAANIAKPVEFLYNNSLMTMNVISSAHKAQVKKLVYLGSSCIYPKECPQPIKEEYLLTGLLEPTNEGYALSKILGIKLCSYYRREYGCNFISAMPSNLYGPNDNYDLKSSHVIGALIRRFHEAKINQISEVIVWGSGKARREFTYSDDYADGVIFAMNHYSDEMHINIGTNEDISISDLAVLIADIVGYTGKIIFDTSKPDGMLRKLMDSSRIYSLGWKASTSLKVGLKKSYADFLERLSNNTLGTAHKI; via the coding sequence ATGCATAAAAATGCCAGAATATACATTGCCGGTCATAGAGGACTGGCTGGATCTGCAATTATAAGAAAATTAACAGAGCTTGGGTATACAAATCTACTTTTTCGTACCTCTTCAGAACTTAATTTAATTGATCAGCAAGCTACTGAAGCTTTTTTCCTTGAACATAATCCTGAATATGTTTTTATGTGTGCTGGAATGGTTGGCGGAATTGCAGCAAACATAGCAAAGCCGGTCGAATTCCTCTATAACAACTCCCTTATGACAATGAATGTTATTTCTTCTGCACATAAAGCCCAAGTTAAAAAATTGGTCTATTTAGGCTCTTCATGCATTTACCCAAAAGAATGTCCGCAACCAATAAAAGAAGAATATCTTCTGACCGGTCTTCTTGAGCCAACTAATGAAGGATATGCTCTTTCTAAAATTCTTGGAATTAAACTATGTTCATATTATCGTAGGGAGTACGGCTGCAACTTTATTTCTGCAATGCCTTCTAACCTTTACGGACCTAATGATAATTATGATCTCAAAAGTTCTCATGTTATTGGGGCTCTTATTCGGCGTTTTCATGAAGCAAAAATAAACCAAATTTCTGAAGTAATTGTATGGGGTTCTGGCAAAGCTCGAAGGGAATTCACTTACTCGGATGACTATGCTGATGGTGTTATTTTTGCTATGAATCATTATTCGGATGAAATGCACATTAATATTGGAACTAATGAAGATATTTCTATTTCTGATCTCGCTGTATTAATTGCTGATATTGTCGGCTATACTGGAAAAATCATATTCGATACATCCAAACCCGATGGGATGCTTAGAAAACTCATGGACAGTTCCCGTATTTATTCTCTTGGCTGGAAAGCATCTACCTCTTTAAAGGTCGGCCTTAAAAAGAGTTATGCTGATTTTTTAGAGCGTTTGTCCAACAACACTCTTGGTACTGCTCATAAAATATAA
- the gmd gene encoding GDP-mannose 4,6-dehydratase, whose amino-acid sequence MKIAFITGITGQDGSYLAEQLLDKGYEVHGMIRRASSFNTGRIEYLYFDKILQHKSTNLKLHYGDLTDFTSIFLLLDQIRPDEIYHLGAQSHVKVSFEIPEYTADSIALGTLRLLEAVRALKLGKNIKIYNAVTSELYGQVQEVPQKETTPFYPRSPYGVAKQYAFWIAKNFRESYGIHVSNGILFNHESERRGETFVTRKITMGVGDILAGIADKISLGNLDALRDWGYAPDYTKGMWKILQLDYADDFVLATGKMHSVREFCTKAFAAAGIEIKWKGSGIDEKGYDAATGKILVDIDIKYFRPAEVEQLLGDPSKAQKELGWNPTQTPFDELVRRMVENDIKLSRKKALEIAGKQNA is encoded by the coding sequence ATGAAAATAGCTTTTATTACAGGAATTACAGGGCAAGACGGGTCTTACTTGGCAGAGCAATTATTAGACAAAGGCTATGAAGTTCATGGAATGATTCGTCGTGCTTCTAGTTTCAATACAGGCCGTATCGAGTATTTGTATTTTGATAAAATACTGCAGCATAAATCAACAAATCTTAAACTTCATTACGGGGATCTTACCGATTTTACTAGTATTTTCCTTCTTCTAGATCAAATTAGACCTGATGAAATCTATCATCTTGGAGCGCAATCTCATGTTAAAGTTTCTTTTGAAATACCGGAATATACTGCTGACAGTATTGCTTTGGGGACACTTCGTTTACTTGAAGCAGTGCGGGCCCTCAAATTGGGGAAAAATATAAAAATATATAATGCTGTTACTTCCGAGCTTTACGGACAGGTTCAAGAAGTGCCCCAAAAAGAAACCACTCCTTTTTATCCTCGTTCTCCTTATGGAGTGGCAAAGCAATATGCATTTTGGATTGCAAAAAATTTCCGTGAATCTTACGGAATACATGTTTCTAATGGAATTTTATTCAACCACGAAAGTGAACGCCGTGGAGAAACTTTTGTCACCAGAAAAATTACGATGGGGGTCGGAGATATTTTAGCAGGTATTGCAGATAAAATTTCCTTAGGTAACCTTGATGCCTTGAGGGATTGGGGATATGCTCCCGACTACACTAAAGGAATGTGGAAAATACTTCAACTTGATTATGCCGACGATTTTGTTCTTGCGACAGGCAAAATGCATAGTGTCCGGGAATTTTGTACTAAGGCTTTTGCTGCTGCAGGAATTGAAATAAAATGGAAAGGCTCAGGTATTGATGAAAAAGGTTATGATGCAGCCACTGGTAAGATATTAGTAGATATTGATATTAAATATTTCCGGCCGGCTGAAGTTGAACAATTGCTCGGCGATCCTTCCAAAGCTCAAAAAGAATTAGGATGGAATCCTACACAAACACCTTTTGATGAGTTAGTCCGTCGTATGGTTGAAAATGATATTAAATTATCTAGAAAAAAAGCTCTGGAAATTGCAGGAAAACAAAATGCATAA
- a CDS encoding glycosyltransferase family 2 protein, with amino-acid sequence MKKHVPNHSFFELFPKRSESLLLIPTWNEGERIQNELKTLKQHNVNTQVDIILMDGGTTDGSIDKEFLQNMGVRGVITILEKGQGRAYRTGFAKAVEDNYLYVVTIDGNNKDNVEIVPQFVQKLKEGFHFVQGSRFMKGGYHKNTPLARLLAIKFFSNPLLSLVSGVKYTETMSAFRGFSIEILKDTRLDLFRDCFVTWEIQWYIASRVPKLGYKVTEIPQSRIYPKYGPTPTKINWNGNFHIIIQLLKVAFGCYNPK; translated from the coding sequence ATGAAAAAACACGTTCCTAACCATTCATTTTTTGAATTATTCCCTAAGCGTTCTGAATCTCTATTGCTTATACCGACTTGGAATGAAGGAGAAAGAATTCAAAATGAATTGAAAACTTTGAAACAACACAATGTGAATACACAAGTGGATATTATTTTAATGGATGGAGGTACAACAGACGGTTCAATAGATAAAGAATTTCTGCAAAACATGGGGGTTCGAGGTGTGATAACGATTCTCGAAAAAGGTCAAGGACGAGCATATAGAACCGGATTTGCAAAAGCCGTCGAAGATAATTATTTGTATGTAGTGACAATTGATGGAAATAATAAAGATAACGTTGAAATTGTGCCTCAATTTGTGCAAAAACTCAAAGAAGGCTTTCATTTCGTTCAAGGGTCGAGATTCATGAAAGGCGGGTATCATAAAAATACCCCTTTAGCACGGCTTTTAGCGATTAAATTTTTCTCAAATCCCTTGTTGTCATTAGTTTCCGGAGTAAAATATACCGAAACAATGAGCGCATTTCGAGGATTTTCTATCGAAATATTAAAAGATACACGATTGGATTTGTTTCGAGATTGTTTTGTCACATGGGAAATCCAGTGGTATATTGCTTCGCGTGTTCCTAAATTAGGATATAAAGTAACAGAAATTCCTCAATCAAGAATTTATCCAAAATATGGTCCAACACCTACAAAAATAAATTGGAATGGTAATTTTCATATCATAATCCAATTACTTAAAGTAGCATTTGGTTGCTATAATCCAAAATAA